TTCCGACGGCGCGGTGCGATTGCTGTCCGCCATGTCGAGATAATCGCCCATGAAACTCGACATGGTGACGTTCATCAACAGGTCGCGATAATTGCCGAAGGCGCCGTCGAGCAGAATCTGATTATAGGCAGCGATGCCGTTCGTTTCGTTCACTTCGGTCTCGGAAGCGACGAGGATCTGGCTGAGTGCGAAAGCGACACGCTGCTTCAGCTGGTCCGGTGCGACCATGGCGTCCGCGTAGAACCGCATCGCGACAGGCTCGCGGCTGAAATACTTGCGGTTACAGGCGGTGTCGGTGCTGCCCGTGCAGAAATTCTGCGCGACGCCGGTCGATGCGGCGATGTCGTCATATCTGCTGCCGGTCGCTGCGAACTGCTCATCGATCCAGCCGTTGATCCCGAGCGCCACAATGCGGTTCACCACGTCGGGCGTCGGCCCGAACGTCGCCTGCTGGGCCAGGCGCACGGCGTCCTGCGTACTGACCGGGGTCGGGGTGGGGGATGCGGTTGGCGTCGGTGTCGGCGTCACGCTGACGAGGCCGCCGCCCGAACCGCCCGAACTTCCGCCGCCGCCGCACGCGGACAGCGCGGCAAGCGCCACGAAAGATACCACGAGCCGCCCGGCCCGCCGCTGCATCACAGCCATGAGATCATCCCCGCCCGACACGATCCGCGCGCCGGCCCCGAGAGCTACATAACTGAAATCACACGTCGCTGGAAGCGGTTAACGTGGCTAAGTGCTTGTTTACACTATGGTTGCGCGCCGAGAGGTTCGATCAGCACGACCGGCTGCATTGAGGTAGGACGGGACAGTGTCTTAACATTGTCGCGTAAATCATTCGCGACGAACAAAAGGGCGACCCGTTGCCGGATCGCCCCTTCGATAGCTTTGGCCGCGACGCCCATCGGACATGACCGGCATTGCCGATACTGTCGCCCGACGCGGCGAACGCGCGGATTGCTCGCGCAACCCGCAGGAACGCTTAGCGCTTCGAGAACTGGAAGCTGCGGCGAGCCTTCGCCTTGCCGTACTTCTTGCGCTCGACGGTACGGCTGTCGCGGGTCAGGAAGCCGGCTGCCTTGACCGGGCTGCGCAGCGCCGGCTCGTAGCGGGTGATCGCCTGAGCGATGCCGTGCTTGACCGCACCGGCCTGGCCCGACAGGCCGCCGCCCTTGACGGTGGCGACAACGTCATACTGACCTTCGCGACCCGCAACGCCGAACACCTGGTTGATGACCAGACGCAGCGTCGGACGCGCGAAATAGACTTCCTGATCGCGGCCATTGACCGTGATCTTGCCGGTGCCCGGCTTCAACCACACGCGGGCGACGGCATCCTTACGACGGCCGGTCGCATAGGCGCGGCCCTGCTTGTCGAGTTCCTGCGCACGCAGCGGAGTGGTCGGGGCGGCCTGAACGGTCGCGTCGGTCGCGGTGCCGGCAGTCTCGGTCGAGACAGGCTGGCCCTGGGCGATGGCGCCGAGGTCGGCGAGGGACTGGCGGTTATCGGACATTATGCGCCCACCTTGTTCTTGCGGCTCAGCGCGGCCACGTCGAGGACTTCAGGGTTCTGGGCGGCGTGCGGATGCTCGCTGCCGGCGAAGATACGCAGGTTGCGCATCTGCTGACGACCCAGCGGGCCGCGCGGGATCATGCGCTCAACCGCCTTCTCCAGGACGCGCTCCGGGAAGCGGCCGTCGAGGATCTTGTCCGCGGTCACTTCCTTCAGGCCGCCCGGATAACCGGTGTGCTTGTAGTAGACCTTGTCGGTGCGCTTCTTGCCGGTGAACTGCACCTTGTCAGCGTTGATCACGATGACATTGTCACCGCAATCGACGTGCGGGGTGAAGCTCGTCTTGTGCTTGCCGCGCAGCAGGTTCGCGATGATGACCGCAGCGCGGCCCACCACCAGATTTTCGGCATCGATCAGATGCCACTTCTTCTCCACCTCGTGCGGCTTGGCCGACTTGGTGGTCTTCATCAGCGCCTTCATGGGCTAGACCCTCGTCAAATGCAGCGCGCCGCCCCAGACGTGGAGCGGCGCGGACAGGCGGCCAATGGGTCAAAGCGACAAATAAGTCAAGCAAAGTGCGGCTTTGCTGACGGGTATCTAAATACCAGGGTAGATTCAGCTCGTCGCGGTATCCACCCAATCCGCAACCGCGGCGTCGACCTCGGCGATCATTGTCTCGATCACCGGCAGTTCGTAGCTGTGGAGGCGCAGGATGGCGGCGCGCAGCCGTCGGGCACGGATGCCGGCGGTCTTGAACGTCGCGGGCACTTCCTGTCCGCGCTCGACCTTGTCCGCCCAGCGATAGATCGACCGGCAGGGCGGGTGGATCGTGACGCACGCCGCAAGCCGTTCGGTCACCATCGTCGATCCGATCCGTTCGGCCTCCGCGGCGTCGGCGAAGGTGACATGGACCAGCGCGATCGTGGCCATCACGTCCGCGCTCGACCCACGGCATGCGCCCCCGTCACCGTAGCGATCAGGACCAGCGCGCCCACCAACTGATGGAGCGCCGCCAGCCAGATCGGCACGCCCAGCACGACGGTGGCGATACCGAGCAGGATCTGCGTGCCGACCGTCGCGTGGATCATGACCGCCGCGCGTCGGTCGCCCGCCTGCTTTGCAGCGCGCGCCAGGATCATCAGCCCGACGAAGGCGACGAAGGCCCACCACCGGTGGACGAAGTGCACGACGTAGGGATCGTTGATCAGCGCGTCAGGCACGCGGCGCGCGAAGAACTCGGCCGTGGGGAAAACGCGGCCGTTCATCAGCGGCCAGTCGCTGGCGGCAAGGCCCGCGTTCAGCCCGGCCATCAGCGCGCCGTAGAACAACTGGACGAAGAGCAGCACGATCGCGACCGCACCGACGCGCGTCAGCGTCGCTGGCCGGGCCATGGGGTCGGCGGCGAGCGCGCGCAGGTTGCCCGCAACCCAGACGATCGCCGAGAGAATGATCAGCGCGAGGTTCAAGTGGATCGCCAGCCGGATGTGGCTGACATCGGTACGCTCGGCCAGCCCCGAGGTGACCATCCACCACCCCACGACGCCCTGCAGCCCGCCCAGCACCAGCAGTCCGACCAGCGGCCAACCATAGCCGCGCGGGATCGCCTTCTTCACCCAGAACCAGGCGAGCGGTACCGCAAAGGCCAGGCCGATCACGCGGCCCAACAGGCGGTGGAGATATTCCCAGAAGAAGATGCCCTTGAACTGGGCGAGCGTCATGCCCTGGTTCAGCTGCTGATATTCCGGGATGCGCTGGTATTTCGCGAACTCGGCCATCCACTGGGCTTCGGTCAACGGCGGGATGGCGCCGGTTACCGGCTTCCATTCGGTGATCGACAGCCCCGACTCGGTCAGCCGCGTGACCCCGCCGACCACGACCATCGCCACGATCAGCGCAGCGACGAAGTGCAGCCAGCGGACGAGGGCGGCCGGGCGGGCGGTGGGGGGATCGAGCGGGGGACGAAGCATCGCGCAGCGATTAGCCCAACGGGCGAAGCGCGCCAAGTTGGGCAATTTGTCCCAGTGGCGGGCGGCTCAATCAAAACCACCGATATCGCAGATGTGATATTGTAACGTCGCGCGTTCGCGCCTAGATGGACGTTCGGATGGCACAGTCGACTCGCCTTTGGTGGACCTGGCTCGGCCTCGATCGCATCGCGATCGGGTTGTCTGGGCTATGCCTGGTCCATTGCCTGGCGACCGCCGTGCTGCTGGCGCTCGCGTCGGCGGCGGGCGGGATGCTGCTCGATCCCCATTTTCACGAGATCGGGCTGGCGCTTGCCATTCCTCTAGGCGCGGTGGCGCTGGGGCGGGGGATGTGGACTCACGGCTATATGATGCCGTCCGCGGTCGGGGCGTTGGGCCTGGGGGTAATGGCCGGGTCGCTGACGCTGCCGCATGGCGACAGCGAAGTGCTCTACACCATGCTCGGCGTCGGGCTGCTCGCGCTCGGCCACGACCTCAACCGTCGCGCGCACGCCTGACGGCAAAGACCGACGATTGCCCTCGGGCGCGCGTCAATCTAGGTGGCGCGCATGACTCCGCTCGACAAGATCCGTAACTTCTCCATCATTGCCCATATCGACCATGGCAAGTCGACGCTCGCCGACCGGCTGATCCAGCGGACGGGCGGCCTCTCCGAACGTGAGATGTCGGCGCAAGTCCTTGATAACATGGAGATCGAGAAGGAGCGCGGCATCACCATCAAGGCGCAGACGGTGCGCCTGGAGTGGAAGGGCCACATCCTGAACCTGATGGACACGCCGGGCCACGTCGACTTCGCCTATGAGGTCTCGCGCAGCCTGGCCGCCTGCGAAGGCGCGCTGCTCGTCGTCGACGCGGCGCAGGGCGTCGAGGCGCAGACGCTCGCCAACGTGTACCAGTCGATCGAGCATGATCATGAGATCATTCCGGTCATCAACAAGATCGACCTGCCCTCCGCCGAGCCCGAGAAGGTCAAGACCGAGATCGAGGAGATCATCGGCCTCGACGCGTCGAACGCCGTCCTGTCCTCGGCCAAGTCGGGGATCGGCATCGAGGAGATCCTGGACGCGATCGTCGAGCGCATTCCGGCGCCCAAGGGCGACGCCGACGCGCCGCTCAAGGCCATGCTGGTCGACAGCTGGTACGACCCGTATCTGGGCGTCGTCATCCTGGTCCGCGTCATCGACGGCATGATCAAGAAGGGCCAGCAGGTCAAGTTCATGGCGACCGGCACGACCCACCTGATCGACCGCGTCGGCGCCTTCCGCCCCAAGCTCGAGAACCTGCCCGACCTGGGGCCGGGCGAAATCGGCTTCATCACCGCGCAGATCAAAGAAGTCGCCCAGGCCCGCGTCGGCGACACGCTGACCGATGCGAAGAAGCCCGCCGCCGAGCCGCTGGAGGGCTTTAAGGAAGTCCAGCCGGTCGTGTTCTGCGGCCTGTTCCCGGTCGACGCCGCGGACTTCGAAAAGCTGCGCGAGAGCATCAGCAAGCTGCGTCTGAACGACGCCTCGTTCAGCTTCGAGATGGAGACGTCGGCGGCGCTCGGCTTCGGCTTCCGCTGCGGCTTCCTGGGCCTGCTGCACCTGGAGATCATCCAGGAACGGCTGATGCGCGAATACGACCTCGACCTGATCACCACCGCACCGTCGGTGGTCTATCAGATCGAGCTGACCCACGGCGGCGGGCACATCGACCTGCACAACCCCGCCGACATGCCCGAGCCCAACAAGATCGAGACGATCAGCGAGCCGTGGATCCAGGCGGTCATCTACGTCCCCGACGAATATCTGGGCTCCATCCTGAAGCTGTGCCAGGACCGCCGCGGCATCCAGAAGAACCTGACCTATGTCGGCGGCCGCGCCCAGGCGACCTACGAACTGCCGCTCAACGAAGTCGTGTTCGATTTCTACGACCGGCTGAAGTCGCTGTCGAAGGGCTATGCCAGCTTCGACTATGAACAGATCGGCTATCGCGAAGGCGACCTGGTCAAGATGGGCATCCTGGTCAACGAAGAGCCGGTCGATGCGCTGAGCATGATCGTCCACCGCTCCACCGCCGAAACGCGCGGCCGCGGCATGGTCGAGCGGCTGAAGGAACTGATCCCGCGCCACATGTTCAAGATTCCCATCCAGGCCGCGATCGGCGGCAAGGTGATCGCCCGCGAGACGATCAGCGCGCTGCGCAAGGACGTGACCGCGAAATGCTACGGCGGCGACGCGACGCGCAAGCGGAAGCTGCTGGACAAGCAGAAGAAGGGCAAGGCGAAGATGCGGGAATATGGCTCGGTGAGCATCCCGCAGGAGGCGTTTATCGCGGCGCTGCGGATGGGTGACGACGCCTGAGGCTAGCGAGCGGATTGCGCAGCAATCCGGGAGCTAGACGAAGACCAGCGTCGCGCCCGGCCGGCGGCGCCACAAGCGCCGACCGACGACGCGGCTTTGCCGCGTCGGGTTGGATGTCGGCTTTGCGCCCCAATTACTTACGTTTAGTTTGGTTCAGCGCAATTTTGCAACCTGCCGTTCGGCGTCTCGCTTACGGCCGCAATAGTTCTCACCAGAATTCTTATATGGTGGATACATAGTGCCCTTTATGTGAGTTTGGCGTGCTATTCGGCCGGCAATGCGGGAGGGGAAACCGAACCCTGATCAGGCACAATTGGAAACTCCTGCTGAAAGGTGCCAAAATGTATAAGAAGCCGCTGGAGCCTCAATATTCGATGCTGTCGCCCTGGGATACTCATCGCCCGCGCTGCTGCATCTTCACAGTCGAACACTAGGGCGCGAAGCTCGCTAATGCATTCTTCTTCAATCGCCACCCGCTCTTCCGTCCATCGTCGAACATCATCCACCGTTGGCGAGGTCAGAAGGAAAATGTCCGAATAGAGGCGACTCCATCGTTTCATCCATTGAGCATGCGCAGTCCCAGCAGGACCTAGGCGCAAGATGACCTGGACGAGCGATATAACAGTGACGGTGGCGGCACCGATCTTTGCAAGCCAGCCAGGCGAGCCAGCCATCAGATCGCCAAATGCCGAGGCGCCGGCAGCGATGGTTACGAGGGTAAATAGCGTGTCAAGGTTGCTTAGAAAGGCCGCTCGGCGCCGATGATATCTGGAGGAGTACTCTGCGCGATATAGTAGCTGCCAGCGGCACTCCTCCAACTCATCCTGCGTCACTTTTTTGGACGAGGAGGAGGAGCTTGCTCCGATGTGGTGCGGCCCGTCTGACTTTTGTTGCCGTATCCGTCGTTAAGCGGCTTTGGCGGTTGTTGAGGTGAAGGCTGGTTCCGACCGCCGCCACGTTTGTCTTCTGCCATATCCCTATCTCCTAGCGTTGGACAATAAGAGAACATCGCGTCTATGAGTCAAGGGCTGGGGTCTTATAACCGCTCTCTATCCATTCGCTGTTGCTCGTATCGCCCGGAGCGCTCGCCAGTGGACATCTAAAGTCCGTACAATAAGGTTGCCGCGTGACGCACCTCGCCGGGCGTCGTAGCGATAATAGTCCTCAAATACTCTAGAAACTCACTGCCTCGGTTGAGGGAAAAAATACGAGCGCGATAATCGAGCTCAGCGACGCAACGCTTGTGGCGGAGGAGTTCAGCGCACTCATTATCGATGAACATGGCGTCCACGTATGGCGCGTAGGCGGCTATCGCCGACACGTCGCCCATGAAGCCCGCTGACGGCTTCTTCTTCCTCCCGTTTGCGAATTGGTCGGCGAGCGCTGCGAAAAGGTATGCGAGCAGCTTACCGAAGGGCTGCTCGCGATTTTGCGGCCAGCTCCAAAATTCTTGCACCTTAGCATTGAGCTGCTCCTCGGCTATGCCGATTTGACTGAATAGCCGCCGCAAAAGCTGCAGTTCCCGCATGGCGAAGCCCTGCGAAAAATTGAGCAAGGCAAACACGTCGTTGTCGGCCAGCCCCCTCTCAAAGCTGTTCTGAGCGGCTCGTAGCCCCTCGATGCGACTCTCGTGGTACGCGCCGAGTTCTTGGGCAAGCACCTGGTCAAAGCCCATGCCCTGGGCAATCCATCTATCGGTGAGCTGGCTGACGGACTCGCCGATCTGTTGTCTACTTTGACGGGTTTCGCCGGTGAAGCTGCTCCAATCCATCCTCACGCTTACCCGGATGTCCGGCAGCCACTCGTTGCGAGACCCGTCCAAGATCTCGTCAATG
The nucleotide sequence above comes from Roseomonas aeriglobus. Encoded proteins:
- the rpsI gene encoding 30S ribosomal protein S9, which encodes MSDNRQSLADLGAIAQGQPVSTETAGTATDATVQAAPTTPLRAQELDKQGRAYATGRRKDAVARVWLKPGTGKITVNGRDQEVYFARPTLRLVINQVFGVAGREGQYDVVATVKGGGLSGQAGAVKHGIAQAITRYEPALRSPVKAAGFLTRDSRTVERKKYGKAKARRSFQFSKR
- the rplM gene encoding 50S ribosomal protein L13; translation: MKTTKSAKPHEVEKKWHLIDAENLVVGRAAVIIANLLRGKHKTSFTPHVDCGDNVIVINADKVQFTGKKRTDKVYYKHTGYPGGLKEVTADKILDGRFPERVLEKAVERMIPRGPLGRQQMRNLRIFAGSEHPHAAQNPEVLDVAALSRKNKVGA
- a CDS encoding divalent-cation tolerance protein CutA codes for the protein MMATIALVHVTFADAAEAERIGSTMVTERLAACVTIHPPCRSIYRWADKVERGQEVPATFKTAGIRARRLRAAILRLHSYELPVIETMIAEVDAAVADWVDTATS
- a CDS encoding COX15/CtaA family protein; this encodes MLRPPLDPPTARPAALVRWLHFVAALIVAMVVVGGVTRLTESGLSITEWKPVTGAIPPLTEAQWMAEFAKYQRIPEYQQLNQGMTLAQFKGIFFWEYLHRLLGRVIGLAFAVPLAWFWVKKAIPRGYGWPLVGLLVLGGLQGVVGWWMVTSGLAERTDVSHIRLAIHLNLALIILSAIVWVAGNLRALAADPMARPATLTRVGAVAIVLLFVQLFYGALMAGLNAGLAASDWPLMNGRVFPTAEFFARRVPDALINDPYVVHFVHRWWAFVAFVGLMILARAAKQAGDRRAAVMIHATVGTQILLGIATVVLGVPIWLAALHQLVGALVLIATVTGAHAVGRART
- a CDS encoding MerC domain-containing protein → MAQSTRLWWTWLGLDRIAIGLSGLCLVHCLATAVLLALASAAGGMLLDPHFHEIGLALAIPLGAVALGRGMWTHGYMMPSAVGALGLGVMAGSLTLPHGDSEVLYTMLGVGLLALGHDLNRRAHA
- the lepA gene encoding elongation factor 4; translated protein: MTPLDKIRNFSIIAHIDHGKSTLADRLIQRTGGLSEREMSAQVLDNMEIEKERGITIKAQTVRLEWKGHILNLMDTPGHVDFAYEVSRSLAACEGALLVVDAAQGVEAQTLANVYQSIEHDHEIIPVINKIDLPSAEPEKVKTEIEEIIGLDASNAVLSSAKSGIGIEEILDAIVERIPAPKGDADAPLKAMLVDSWYDPYLGVVILVRVIDGMIKKGQQVKFMATGTTHLIDRVGAFRPKLENLPDLGPGEIGFITAQIKEVAQARVGDTLTDAKKPAAEPLEGFKEVQPVVFCGLFPVDAADFEKLRESISKLRLNDASFSFEMETSAALGFGFRCGFLGLLHLEIIQERLMREYDLDLITTAPSVVYQIELTHGGGHIDLHNPADMPEPNKIETISEPWIQAVIYVPDEYLGSILKLCQDRRGIQKNLTYVGGRAQATYELPLNEVVFDFYDRLKSLSKGYASFDYEQIGYREGDLVKMGILVNEEPVDALSMIVHRSTAETRGRGMVERLKELIPRHMFKIPIQAAIGGKVIARETISALRKDVTAKCYGGDATRKRKLLDKQKKGKAKMREYGSVSIPQEAFIAALRMGDDA